The nucleotide sequence TCATGGTCCATCCCTCTCTGGTGTTGCGGACGTGCCGAGCCTGGCGGGCCAGGTGGCCGACCGGCTCACCCGAGGAGGGTGAGCCGTCGGCCGGGGCGTCCTCCCGGCCCGGCGCTCGGGCCCGCGGAGGGGAGCCGGTGGGCTGGCCGTCCCCGCTCTGCACCCGCTGGTCGCGGAGGGCCGCACGATGGAACGGGTGGCAGCTGCCGGACCGCCCGGCTCACCGTCGGCGGCGACGTGGACCGCCGGTGCCGCGTCCGCGGTGGAGCGACCCACGCGCCCGCAGCGGTCAGGCCGGGACGCTGGTGCGCGGCGAGGGGGCGGGGGAGCCGCCGGTGACGCGGGCCTTCTCGGTCGCGAACTCGGGGTCGGTCAGGTAGCCCCTCGTGTGCAGGTCGGCCAGGACCCGCAGCTGCTCGGCCCGGTTGTCCGGGGAGTAGCGGGCCACGAACTCGCGACCGGCCTCGTCCATGGCTGCCCGCTCCTGCTTCGTCGCGCCCACCGGCCGGACGATCAGGTAGACGAGCGTGC is from Modestobacter marinus and encodes:
- a CDS encoding PLDc N-terminal domain-containing protein translates to MEFSDLFWLFLIYIPLLLVWGFAISDIFRRDDISGWARALWVVAVILLPLVGTLVYLIVRPVGATKQERAAMDEAGREFVARYSPDNRAEQLRVLADLHTRGYLTDPEFATEKARVTGGSPAPSPRTSVPA